Part of the Chromatiales bacterium genome, TGGGCGGGAACCCCACCGGGCTCGACACCCAGACGGGGATCTCCTACGAGCTGGGTGCGGAGTACGCCGGTGCCCGCCTGTCCGGCAAGCTGGTGGCCTACCGCATCGACCTCGAGGACGAGATCGCCTACGACTCCGCCGTGGGCGTGTTCGGTGGGAACACGAACCTCGAGGAGACGCGCCGCCTGGGCGTGATGGCCGAGGGTGGCCTGAATCTCGGTGCGGGACGGCGTCTCGGTCTGAGCTATACGTATACGGACAGCGAAATCACCGACGGGAGCTTCGAGGGCAACGATGTCCCGCTGGTGCCCGAGCACATGGTGTCACTGTTCGCGGACTACCGCCTGAGCGAGCGCTGGGACCTGCATGGCGAGATCCTGTCCGTGAGCAAGCGTCGCTTCGGTGGGGACTTCGACAACCAGTTCGGGTATCTGGACGGCTACGAGGTCGTCAACCTGCGCGTCGGCTATGCCGCCGGCGCGGCCGAGTTCGACGTGCGTGTCAACAACCTGCTGGACGAGGAATACAGCGAGGACGGGGCGGTCGGCTGGAACCCCGCCATCTTCGACAACAGTCCCGCCTATTTCCCGTCCCCCGAGCGCAACGTCTGGGTGACATCGACGATTCGTTTCTGAACGAGGACGCGATCCATGGGTAACCGTCTATCGAAGATCTACACCCGCACCGGCGACGAGGGCATGACCGGCCTCTCCACCGGCGAGCGAGTGCGCAAGGACAGCCTGCGCATCGAGGCGATGGGCGACGTCGACGAACTGAACAGCGTCATCGGCATGGTGCTCGCGATCGAGTTGCCGGAGGCGGTGGCCGATTGTCTCGTCGACGTGCAGCACGACCTCTTCAATCTCGGTGCCGAGATCAGCATGCCGGGCGAGCAGTTGCTCGTCCCGGCGCGCATCGACTGGCTGGAGGCCACGCTCGACAGCTTCAACGACGAACTGCCGCCGTTGATGGAGTTCATCCTCCCGGGCGGCGGTCTCGCTGCCGCCACCTGCCATCTCGCCCGCAGCGTCTGCCGGCGGGCGGAGCGTCACCTGGTGGCGCTGGCCGCCGAGGAGCCGGTGACCGGGGCGGCGCGTACCTATCTCAACCGTCTCTCCGACCTGCTGTTCGTGCTCGCGCGCATCATCGCGCGCGAGGCGGGCGAAGGCGAGGTGTTCTGGCAGTCCGCCCGGCTGGGCGGCAACGCCGACTGAAGCGCGGCGGGCCGCATGGTATCCTGATCGACGCACGCACAGGTTCGGGAGGGACGGATGCGCCTGGGTATCGATCTGGGAGGCACCAAAATCGAGATCATCGCGCTGGACGCCTCCGGCACGGAGCGCCTGCGCGAACGCATCGACACCCCGCAGGGTGACTACGCCGCTACCCTCGAGGCCGTGGCGGGGCTCGTCGCGCGGGCCGAGCAGCGGCTGGGCGTCACCGGCACCATCGGCATCGGCACGCCCGGGGCGATCTCGCCGGCCACGGGCCTGCTCAAGAACTCCAACTCCACCTGTCTGAACGGCCAGCCCTTCCAGCGCGATCTCGAGGCCCGTCTCGGACGCGGGATCCGCATGATGAACGATGCCAACTGCTTCGCGCTCTCGGAGGCCACCGACGGGGCGGCCGCCGATGTCGAGGTGGTGTTCGGCGTCATCATCGGCACGGGGGTGGGCGCGGGTGTGGTGGTGCGTCGCCATCCCCTGGTGGGGCCCAATGCAATCGCCGGCGAATGGGGGCATAATCCCCTGCCATGGCCACGAGACGAGGAGCGCCCGGGGCCGGCCTGCTATTGCGGCAAGTCGGGCTGCGTCGAGACCTTCCTCTCCGGGCCGTCCATGGCGCGCGATCATGCGGCCGTGACCGGCGAGTCGCTGGACACCCGCACCATCGTCGAGCGGGCGGCGGCCGGTGACGCGGCCTGCGAGGCCACGCTGGCGCGTTATGAGGACCGTCTCGCACGCGGGCTGGCCCACGTGATCAACGTGCTCGACCCCGATGCCATCGTGCTCGGCGGCGGCATGTCCAATATCGAGCGGCTGTACCGGAACGTGCCGCGCCTGTGGGGGCGCTACGTGTTCTCGGATACGGTCGCCACCCGGCTGCTTGCGCCACGCTTCGGCGATTCCAGCGGCGTGCGCGGGGCGGCCTGGCTGTGGAACGACAACTGACGACTCAAACCAAGACAGAAGGGCAACACGACATGAATCCGCGTTTGGCTACCCTCATCGGCATCCTCATCGTTGCGGCGCTGTTCCGCATCCTGCCGCATCCGCCCAATGTCGCGCCCATCGCGGCCATGGCCCTGTTCGCCGGTGCCTACTTCAGCGACCGCAAGCTGGCCTTCATCCTGCCGTTCGCCGCGCTGCTCGTCAGCGACCTCATCATCGGCTTCCATTCCACCATGCTGTTCGTCTACGCGGCCTTCGCCATCACCGTCGTGATGGGTGTCTGGCTGCAGGACCGTCGCCGTCCGCTGCCGATCCTCGGTGCCGCGCTGGGCAGTTCGGTGCTGTTCTTCCTGGTCACCAACTTCGGGGCCTGGCTGAGCCACGGCATGTATCCGCTGACGGCCGAGGGACTGATGGCGGCCTACACGGCGGGGATCCCGTTCTTCCGCAACACCCTGGTCGGCGACCTCCTGTTCGTGGCCCTGTTCTTCGGCGGCTTCAGTCTGGCCGAACGCTATCTCCCGGCCCTGCGCGAGCGGAAAGAGGCAACCGCCTGATTCGATTCGGCTTTTATGCGTGACTGGCAGGGCCGGCCATGTGCCGGCCCTGCTTTTTGTGCGGGCGGAAGCGAGGCGTTGTGACGCGGGTATGACGCTAATCTAACATTTCCTTGACAAAGTCAGACGGGTGTCTTAGGTTCGGCCTGCTGATTACGCATCCACAGGCAGGAGATAAGCCGATGAGCGAAAAGAAACTCGCAATTATTGCTACCAAGGGCACGCTGGACTGGGCTTACCCCCCGTTCATCCTGGCCTCCACCGCCGCCGCGCTGGGCTATGAAACCGAAGTCTTCTTTACCTTCTATGGTCTGCAGCTGCTGAAGAAGAAGCTGGACCTCAAGGTCACCTCGCTGGGCAACCCGGGCATGCCGATGCCGATGCCGATGCCGGTGCTCGTGCAGGCGCTGCCGGGCATGCAGAGCATGATGACCATGATGATGAAGAAGAAGATGGCGTCCAAGGGCGTTGCCAGCCTGGAAGACCTGCGCGAGCTGTGCGTGGAAGCCGAAGTCCGCATGGTGGCCTGTCAGATGACTGTCGACCTGTTCGAGATGAACCCGAGCGAGTTCATCGACGGCATCGAATTCGGTGGCGCCGCCACCTTCTTCGAGTTTGCCGGCGAATCCGACATCTGCTTGTACATCTGATGCAGCGCATGACGGCCACCTTCGGGTGGCCGTCATCGTTTCGGCCTGTCGTCAGGCCATCGAGGTGTGGCCATGGAAACACTCCGTGAAAAGGGTGCCCTGAACCGCCAGCGCATCGTCGAGGCGGCCGATCGCCTCTTCTACCACCAGGGCTACAACGCCACCTCCTTCAGCGACATCGCCCAGGCCGCCGAGATCCCACGCGGCAACTTCTACTACTACTTCAAGAGCAAGGACGAGATCCTCGAGAACGTCATCCACTGCCGCATGGACGGCGTGGCCGGCATGCTCGACGGTCTGGATGCCCGGCTGGACTCACCCCGCGAGCGCCTGCTCGCACTCACCGACATCATCGCCGGTCGTGGCGACGACATCTCCCGCTATGGCTGCCGTTTCGGCACGCTCAATGCCGAGCTCGGCAAGCGCCAGCAGGAGCTGCAGCAGAAGGCCTCGGGCATGTTCGACGTGTTCCGCGACTGGATGGAGCGGCAGTTCCGCGGTCTCGGTCTCGAAGACGAGGCGCATATGCTGGCCATGCACATGCTGGCCTGTATCCAGGGCACCACGCTGCTCGTCTACACCTACAAGGACAAGGAATTCCTGCGCTACGAAGTGGCCCGTCTGCAGGAATGGATCCACAGTCTGGCTGCCCGGGAGGTTACCGCATGAGCGCCATGCCGGAGGGCTCGCCCTTTCTCGCCGACTTTCGCGGTGTCTTCTACGGCATCCGCAGCTGGGAGCAGCTGGACGCCTTCTGGGCGCGCCTGCGGGCCGATGCCGCCGGGGGGTGGTATGTCTATGCCGTGGGCGAGCCGCCGCCCGGGACGGTGGCCAGGGCCGATCAGCTGCTGCAGTTCGTCGAGGAGATCGATCGTCTGCTGCGCGCCGAGCACGACGAGGATTACTGTGGCATCGTCTACGCGGATGATCGCGAACGGCCGGGCTTCGTGAAGATCTTCGATCCCAACAACCTGGGGACCTCCTGCGGTTCCAGCGAGATCCCGCCCCTGCCGGGCTGGATACTCTCCAAGATCCCGCCGGTGGATCTGCCGGCCGCCCTGCCGCAGCCCGGCAACCGCCGTCGCTGGTGGCGCCGCCTGTTCGGTTGACGCCGGCCGGTCAGCCGGTCCGGGTGCCGAGGATGGCGCCGCGATCGCGCAGGTCCTCCAGCAGGGCCAGCCCCCCCTGCATCACGGTCTCCGGCTTCGGGTGACCGAGTTCGCCCGCGATCTGTTCCAGCAAGTCCCGACCACTGCGAGCCGTGTTCCCGGTGTTCTCGCCGAGCAGGGACAGCAGGCGCGCGCTCACCGCATTGAGTTCCACGAAGTGGACGATATCTTCCGCGTCCCGATAGACCAGCAGGTGGGTGGGGGCGGCGGGCGCCTCGGTCGGGATGTGCGCAGGACCGACGCGCTGTACCGGCCAGGCGTAGGTGAGCGGCCAGGCCAGCGGCGACAGTACGGGGGCGCCGGCGGCCAGGTCACCCCGGGCATCGATGCCGGCCATGCCCTCCGTCCCGGCCTCGCTCACCGAGAGCGCCAGCTCCACCCATTCGTAATGTGCCAGTTCCTGCAGGAAGGGGGGATCATCGGCCTGCGGGGCGTGTTCGTGCCGGAGGTAGTCCAGGAACTCGCGCCCGATCGCCAGGAAATAGGGGGTCCTGGCACGATGCCGGGCGAAGAAGTCGCGGGTGAGGCGGTCCCAGGCGTCGCGACAGCCCTTTGCCGCGTAGACGGCACGCAGCACCGGAAAGCCGCTGTCGATGAAGCTGCGGGTGTTGTTGTACAGCAGCTCACGATATACCGCGAGGCGGCGCTCCTCGATACCCTCCGGTGCCGGCTGATTCGCCGGGTCGCGGATATGGGCAGTGAAGCGGTACTGCAGCGCCCGGAAGTCTGGTCGTTCAGCCATGACTGACCCTGGGCGTCTGTGTGGCCTGACGGGTCTGGGCCTCGCGGATCCGTTCCACCTCGTGCAGCAGCTCGCCAAGTGGGGGCAGGTTGAAGTCGCGCTCCAGCAGCACGGGGAAGACCCCGTGCGTGGCATAGGCGTGATCCAGCAGCCGCCAGACCGGATCGATCACCACGGCGCCGTGGGTGTCAATGAGCAGGTCCTCGGCCTCGGTGTAGTGGCCGGCGATGTGGCCGTAGGCGATACGTTCGCCCGGCAGGGCACGGATGAAGGCCTCCGGGTCATAGCCGTGGTTCACCGAGTTGACGTAGACGTTGTTCACGTCGAGCAGCAGGTCGCAATCGGCCTCTTCCAGCACCGCCCGGGTGAACTCCAGTTCGCTCATCTCCTGTCCGGGGGCGGCATAGGTCGAGACGTTCTCGATGGCGATCCGTCGCTCCAGGATCTCCTGGGTACGGCGGATACGCGCCGCAACGTGATGTACCGCCGCCTCGGTAAAGGGGATGGGCAGCAGGTCGTAGAGGTGTCCGTCGTCCGAGCAGTAGCTCAGGTGCTCGCTGTAACAGCGCACCTGGTGACGTTCCAGGAATACACTGATCTCGCGCAGCAGCGCTTCGTCGAGCGGTGCCGGGCCACCCAGTGACAGTGACAGCCCGTGACAGACAAACGGGTAGCGCTCGGTCAGGGCGCGGAATCGCCGTCCCAGTCGCCCGCCCACACCGATCCAGTTCTCGGGTGCGACCTCGAGAAAGTCCACGGCGACCGGCCCTGCCTCGAACGCATCGAGCAGCGGGCGACGCAGGCCGAGGCCGGCACCCTGGATGGGGTGTTTGTCAGGCATGGTCTGTCTCCGTGAAGTATCTCATGGCAGTCGTATTGACCCCTTAATCGAGCGGAATATCCCCGGCTTCGTCGTCGCGGGACGGTGGTCTGAAGACATGATAGCCCGACACGGGGCACGGGCAAGCCCCCGTGGCGCCGGGGTGAACAATGCGGATTTGCTGGAGGTAATAATGCCTGGCACAGGCGGGGAGGCGTGCCTCCCCGCATGCTGTACGGCTAGCGGCTGCCGCCGCACTTGCCTTCGCCACATTTTCCTTCGGCGGAATCCTTCTTGCTGCCGCCGCATTTTCCTTCCCCGCACTTGCCTTCAGTCGCATCTTTCTTCGCACCGCTGGCGCCACCACACTTGCCTTCGCCGCATTTTCCTTCGGCGGCGGCCACCATGTAGCCGCTCTGCAGCGAGGTGATGGCGAAGGGGTTGGTATCGGTAGCGGCATAGGCCGGCGCGGAAAGGGTGGCGACAACCAGGGCGCCCGTGGCGGCACTGATAAAGGTCGAGGTCTGCTTGCTCATGATGGTTCTCCTTGGATGTGATCCCATGCAACTGGTGCAACTGGGGTGGTTGTTCTGAAGGCCCGAAATGACGGCCTCGCAGGTATAGACGACCCAGGCGGGAAATCCTTACACGGTATTTTCTGCTGCCTGGATCAGGGGGCGATATCGATGGTCCGTGCCGGGCGTCATGTCTTCTCCCGGGAGTTGTCCAGTTCCCGCAGTGACCGGCAGGCCTGACTCAGAAACAGGATGTTCCTGGCGTAGTTACGACATCCGGTACAGATGCCGAGGTGCAGTGTGAGCTCGATGCGTTCCGGCAGGCTCAGCGGGGTGTCCTGCCGTTTTGACAGAAGTTTCGTTATCTCTTCGCAATTTCTCATGATCATCACCCTTCCTGCTGCCAGCTTTTTTCCAGGCAGAGTCGTAGTCGTGAGCGTGCCCGATGAAGAATCACCCAGCAGTTGTTCTCACTGATGCCAAGATCGTCGGCAATCTCACGTGTTTCCAGGCCGAGCAGCTCACGCATCGAAAAAACTCTGGCGGTGTTCTCCGGCAGTGCAGTGAGGCAGAGCTCGAAGATTTCCCAGAATTGCTCGTCGATCAGTGCCTGCTCCGGGCTTTCCCAGTCCCTGGGACGACACTCCCTGCGCCAATGCCCCCTCTGATCGAAGAGACCGTTCACCATCACATCACCTTCGTCTCCCGGCGCCAGGTCCAGACTGGCATGCCTGGTGCGCTGGCGTATCTGGTCGATGATCTTGTTTTTCAGGATGGATGCCACCCATGTCCGGGTGCTTGCCTCGCCGCGGAAATTGTTGCGTGCGGCAAAGGCAGCAGACAGTGTGTCCTGCACCACGTCCTCGGCAAGCACAGGGTCTCGAAGCTGCAGGCGGGCAAAGCGCAGGAGGTCTTCCCGTAAACCCTTCAGGGCATCCTGGTCAGCCCATGTTGTATCGACATTCATCAGTCGTTGATCGCTTCGGTCATGTAACAGTGTGTGGCGTCATTCTCATCGGGGGCTGCCATGCCTCTGTCTGGCTGAGGCCAGCCGGTTTATCCAGTGGTCCAGGCTGGCGTATCGGCCGGAACCGACGAAGAACAGAACGAGTAGCATGATGAAATAGGTGGCGGCAAACTCCATCCCGTTGTTGAGGATAACCAGGCTGCCGTTCTCGGTGAGCCAGGCATAGTCTCCGTGCTCACGCAGAATCGACTTTGCCCGGTCGAGGCGTTCGATTGCGCCGATGGTGCGTTCGCTCGCGAACAGGCTGCCCGACCCTTCGGCAATCGCCAGCCAGCCGTTCTGCCAGTGTACGGTAATCGCCGCGACGATCATCGTTGCCATGAGTGGGATCGAGATCCACCGGGTGGCCAGGCCGATGAGCAGTAGCACCGCGCCAATGGTTTCCGTCAATGCGGCCAGCCATGCCAGGAGTGCCGGCAACGGCAGACCCAGGCCCCATTCCGCGTTGCCGAACCATTCGATGGTCGAGTCCATATTCGCGAGCTTGCTGGTCCCTGCCATCCAGAACACGGGCGCCAGGTAGAGGCGTAACAGCAGTGGTGCAAGAAAGTCGGCCCGCCGTGTCGCGTCGAGCAGGGTGTGCAGTCGTGTCATGAATCGCAGCATCTGTGTTCTCCGTCAAGGCGTCCCCCCTGCCTGTTCCCGGTTGCACAGGCCGGTTCGCACCAGCCTGGATTGCCGAGCGAGCATGCTGGGTTCCCTGGGAATGATTTCTGGGTATCAACGATGTAGTCGTGATACTGCGCCAAACCTTACAGCCGTCCTGCATCACGGTCCGATGATTCAGGCATGGGCCTGCATGGGCTCGTCCAGAGGCGTGGCTGCGAGGTGATTGGTGAGGCCGCTGAGGGGCTGCCCGGTGGCAGCGGACAGGGGCTCCAGCAGTGGGTCGTTTGGGACTGTCGACATCGGCGAGTGGAGGGCTGAGCGCCGTCACCGACGACCGGGTGCGTACGGCGCTTACCCGGCGGCTCCGCGATACTTCTCGAACTCGGCCTTGCGAAAGGCCTTGTCGTAGGCCTCCTCCCCCTTGACCTGGCCGCTGTCGACCAGGCGGCGCAGGGCATTGTCCATGCTCTGCATGCCCTGCAACGAGCCGCCGGTGAGGATGTTTTCGAGCTGCTCTGTCTTGCCTTCACGCAGGATGTTGGAAACCGCGGAATTGTTGATCAGGATCTCGATGGCGGCCAGGCGGCCGCTGCGGTCCGCCTTGGTGACGAGCTGCTGGGAGACCACGGCGCGCAGTGAGGTGGCCAGCATGGAGCGCACTTGATTCTGCTTGTTCAGCGGGAAGGTGTTGACCAGGCGGTCCACGGTGGAGATGGCGCCGTTGGTGTGCAGGGTGCCGAGCACCATGATGCCGGTCTCGGCAGCGGTGACCGCGAGGCTGGTGGTCTCGAGATCACGCAGCTCGCCGATGAGGATGACGTCCGGGTCCTCGCGCAGGGCCGAGCGCAGGGCGCTGGCGAAGGTGCGGGTATGCTGGCCGACCTCGCGCTGGCTGATGAGGCTGCGCTTGCGGCTGTGTACGAATTCGATCGGGTCCTCGATGGTGATGATGTGTGCCTTGCGCCGGCTGTTGATGTAATCGACCATCGCCGCCAGCGTGGTGGATTTGCCCGATCCGGTCTTGCCGGTCACGAGCAGCAGGCCGTTGGTCTGCATGCACAGGCTGGCGATGACCTCGGGCAGGCCGAGTTCTTCCAGCGAGAAGGCCGAGGCGGGGATGCCGCGGAATACGGCGCCCATGCCGGCGATGTGGCGGAAGACGTTGACGCGAAAGCGGGCCAGTCCCTCCATTGACAGGGCGAAGTCGGCATGGTCGTGTGATTCGAACTGGGCGCGGATCTCGGGCGGCATGACCTTGTAGATCTCGTTCTGCACGAACTCGGGCTCCAGTTCCGTATCACCCTCGGTTTCGAGTTCGCCCAGCCGGCGTACGCGTGCCGGTTCGCCGGCAATGAAGTGCAGGTCCGACCCCTTGGTCCGGATCATCATCTCCAGCAGTTCTTCGATGCTTGCCACGCGTGGATCTCCGGTTGTCTGGGCTCAGCCGCCGGCCAGGTCGACCTTGGGCAGCAGGGACGGATCACTGACGAAACGCTGGAACTGCTTCTTGTCGTGTGCGTGCAGGTAGGCGTCGTCGGGGTCGATCTCGCCCTTCTGCAGCGCCTCCATCAGCGCCTGGTCGAGCAGCTGCATGCCCTGGGCCTTGCCCGTCTGGATCTGGGTCGGGATCTGGAACAGCTTGTCGGTGGCGATGAGCCGGGCGATGGCGGTGTTCATGGTCAGGATCTCGAGCATGGCCTTGCGGCCGCGGCCATCGGCGGTCTTGACCAGCACCTGGGTGATGACCGCATGCAGGTTCTGCGCAAGAAAGATCTTGGCCTGTTCGCGCTGCTCGGCGGGCAGTGCGTCGATGATGCGGTCCAGGGTCTTGGTGGCCGAGGTGGTATGCAGGGTGCCGAGCACCAGGTGCCCGGTCTCGGCGGCCATCATCGCCATGCTGATGGTCTCCATGTCGCGCAGCTCGCCCACCAGGATGATGTCCGGGTCTTCACGCAGAGCGGCGCGCAGCCCGTTGGCGAAGTTGTCGACGTGGGTGCCGACCTCGCGCTGGATCACCTGGGAGTTCTTGCTGCGATGCACGAACTCCACCGGGTCTTCGAGGGTGATGATGTTGGCGCGGCGGGTCGTGTTGATGTGGTCGATCATCGCCGCCAGCGTGGTGGACTTGCCGGTGCCGGTGGCGCCGGTGACCAGGATCATGCCCTGGTGATGATGGGTGACCTTCTCCACCACCGCTGGCAGCTTGAGTTCCTGCAGGGTGGGCACGTTCGAGGGGATGTGCCGGAAGGTGGCACCCACGCCGCCCAGTTTGCGAAAGATGTTGGCGCGGAACCGGCCGACATCGCGCGCCATGTAGGAGAAGTCCAGGTCTTCGCCCTCGCGAAGCCGCTTGCGCTGCGTCTCGGTGAGGATCTCGTTGACGTAGCCCTCGAGTTCGGCCTCGCCGAGGTCGCGGAACTTGATCGGCATGATGTCGCCGTGCATGCGCAGCATCGGCGGCACGCCCACGGCGAGGTGGATGTCGGAGCAGCCCTGTTCGCGGCCGAGTTTCAGGAAGGCATCGATACGTGCCATGGGGTGCTATTCCTCGGGAATCATCGCCAGTCGTTCATGGAGCTCGTCCATGGACTGATAGCGCTTGTCCGGGTCCCTGGCCATGGCCTTCATGATGATGGCGCTCAGCGTCCTGGAGATCTTCGGGTTGACCTTGTAGAGCGGCTCGGCCTCACCCTGTACGTGCTGGTACATGAGTGACATGGCATCTTCCCCGGTGTAGGGCGGCTTGCCGGCGAACATCTGGTACATGATGATGCCGAGGCTGTAGATGTCGGTGCGATGGTCCACCGGCTTGCCCAGCACCTGCTCCGGGGCGAGGTAGGTGGGGGTGCCCACCACCATGCCGGTGCGGGTGAGGCGCGTCTCAGCATTGCCGGAGGCGGCCGCGATGCCGAAGTCCACCAGTTTCACCAGGCCGTCCTGGTTGATGAGGATGTTGGCCGGCTTGATGTCGCGGTGCACGACCTGCTCGCGATGGGCGGCCGCGAGTGCGGCCGTGATCTGCAGCAGGATGTGGCGGGCATGGTTCCAGGCGAGCACGCCATCCTGCTTGAGCTCGTCACCCAGGGTGTGCCCCGGGAAGTACTCCATCGAGATGGCGGCCGCATCGCCGAAGCTGAGAAAGTCGTGGATACGGATCACGTTCGGATGCGTGACCTTGCGCGCGTAGCGGATCTCGTGGATGAAGCGGCGGCGGACGTTCTCGTCGGTGGCGAACTGCGGGTTGATGAATTTCATGATCACCCGCTCGTCGAGCACCTTGTCCTCGAACAGCAGGACGGTGCCGAAGGCGCCTTTGCCGATCTGCCGGATCATGTGATAGCGGTTGTTCAGCACCGTACCGGGGGCGAGCTTCTCCGGCTGGGCGAGGTTTACCGCCTCACCGGTGGCGGCCGGCGATTCGGTGCTGGACGGCGGGGGCGTGTTGCCGGGGCTGGTGGGCCGGGCGCCGGGTTCGGCTCGACGCAGCATCTGGGTCTCCGGGGCGTGGGTGCTGAACACGCCGCCGCTGCTGCCGCCCGCGCGCTGCTCGATCGCCCGCAGGGCCTCGCCGGCCAGCTCGCGCAGCGCCTCGCCATACTCCGGCATGGCCGCCTCGATGGCCTTGCAGATGGGATGGGCGTGGGCCTCGGAGGCGAGTCTGGCCAGTGCCTGCAGCGTCTCCTTGCGTACCGTCTCGTCCGGGTCTTTCAATAGCGGCAGCAGCTCCTTGATGGCGCCGCGGTTGCCGATCTGTCCCAGGGCGCGCACCGCGGCCCGGCGGGTGTATGCGTCCTTTGCCAGGGCCTTGTAGAGCAGGGGCAGGGACTTGTCGCTGCCCATGGTGGCCAGTGCGTCGATGGCGCGTTCGCGCACCCACCAGTCGGCGTCCTCCAGGGCCTCCAGCACCTGATCGAAGGCGCGCTCGTCACCACTGGCGTTGATCACCTCGATGGCCGTGCGGCGGATGTACTCGTCGTCGTCCTTGATGAGGCCGAGCATGGCGTCGACCACGCGCGGGCCGCCGATCTTGATCAGCGCATCCGAGGCGCGCTCGCGCACCCACCAGTCGCTGTCCTTGATGGCGCCGAGCAGCTGTTTGATGGAGCGGGTGTCGGCGATGGCATTGAGCACCTCCACCGCGCCGCGGCGGATGTACTCGGAGTCGTCCTGCAGCAGGGT contains:
- a CDS encoding HEAT repeat domain-containing protein, coding for MGLISDFRVGRLVERVLAAEDLHAEKTVEALTKLREAGKPAIPQIIEALSTANKDQRDALLQILITLLDNSTLSVFIKTLADKNPRIVNAITVLLQQAGAYDPNRLIPHFGNPDIPEAALIKILESHKQRVNPKTLLVQAVKLDRTRQVPLFNMIRELANEALIPDLVVRASAKEPHVRANVARVLGRFLDRPRAREALWKLLDDPQKLVRMSALAGVAQMDSPPDIKPVVKLLRDPDLNVQHQAIDALVQWRHPDTLTELLTLLQDDSEYIRRGAVEVLNAIADTRSIKQLLGAIKDSDWWVRERASDALIKIGGPRVVDAMLGLIKDDDEYIRRTAIEVINASGDERAFDQVLEALEDADWWVRERAIDALATMGSDKSLPLLYKALAKDAYTRRAAVRALGQIGNRGAIKELLPLLKDPDETVRKETLQALARLASEAHAHPICKAIEAAMPEYGEALRELAGEALRAIEQRAGGSSGGVFSTHAPETQMLRRAEPGARPTSPGNTPPPSSTESPAATGEAVNLAQPEKLAPGTVLNNRYHMIRQIGKGAFGTVLLFEDKVLDERVIMKFINPQFATDENVRRRFIHEIRYARKVTHPNVIRIHDFLSFGDAAAISMEYFPGHTLGDELKQDGVLAWNHARHILLQITAALAAAHREQVVHRDIKPANILINQDGLVKLVDFGIAAASGNAETRLTRTGMVVGTPTYLAPEQVLGKPVDHRTDIYSLGIIMYQMFAGKPPYTGEDAMSLMYQHVQGEAEPLYKVNPKISRTLSAIIMKAMARDPDKRYQSMDELHERLAMIPEE